The window tttaacattcatTAACCAATTATCTCCATATTGCtccatttcctcatatatagcttttaatatagttattagtagtatacatgtagttttatccaatatttaaagaTTCTTAGTTTTCTTATAATACACAATGGAAATCGTCGTAACTCATTATAAACAAAATCGTTACATGTGCCTTTTCGTAACCCTAGTAttcttttacaaaattgtaaatgGATCTTTTCGATGTCCTGAGCAGGGTGAAAACCCCACACTTCTGCTCTGTAACCAAGAACACTGTTAACATGTGTCAAATACAGATAACATTGtttgaatattaaaataattcttattacatACACAAAGTATTGAGATTAAAGTTTTACGACCTTGTTCTGCGGCTCTTTTCTGAGTACGGTTACgatcgttatatatatataattaattaatttacaatctCTAACTAGTAaccattataaaaacatttttcattatttcgaACTTTGCCACCATTTCTAAAACTAACAACCTTAGTCTTATTTGTGTTTACTGTTAAATTCCATTAATAGGTATACTTTGCTTGTGAATCAAGCATTTATTGCAGTCCTTCTGGTGTTTCAGATAAAAGTACCATATCATCagtatacattattaaaaatatatttaaacatttgtatttcaaCATAAGGACAATTATCTGATAGTAATTACGTCTCAGTCATTGacatacatagaaaataatatgGGTGGAAACACTTAGACCTGTCTCATAGAACGAGAGTAGAGTTGAGCTAGAAGAATAATTTTGATTTCAGCGAGTTCATCACAGTTGACCATTAGCAGACACTGGGATGTCCAGGGTCGTCGAGGAATTGATGGATCAGATCtacttacaaaacaatatatttaaattatatttattgtgactTAATATGGACTTATATAAACCCCTAACATTTGAGCTGTTTTAGAGGAAAGTAGAGTTCCTTAGTATGGTAATTAATACAGACGGGATGGAAATGGGACAGGATATATAGTTCGTGAAAAAGGGATGCTAATTTTTCGACATTTTTATCAAGAAAATAActcattatttgtgtatttagttcaaacaatatttattcaatttttttcagTGGGATTGGTCAATGGTTGACAGGCTACAAGCCTATATTAGGACCTTTCCCTACCTTTTTTATAAACAAGCTGTGACAAGATGACAGACTATGTACACATAATAACTAACAACAATAAACCATTATAGTAGATAATTAACGTAAAAGTGAGCTACAGAAAGGAACGTACGTATAGAGAACTAAGACAGGTAGAGAAATGAAACAGTGCTATTAAGTTTCGAAACGTTTAGTGCTAACAAAACAGTCATGAAcggattttaaaatgtctatattttccCGATTAGTTGAGCGTAGATcgccaaataataaaatgtagatATTTCTGTAAATTGGTATTTCGATGCACTCTGAATAGAGGctgatgaaaatacattttcagCATCTTCCAGAATATGCCCACAAGCACATTTTGGATTATCTAACAGATGACGCTTAAATGTATGACCATTTAGGTTACTGTTACCCATTCTACAAactcgacagtgttgtatttgcttaattatttCACCATAATAAAAGTATGATGGGATAGGTTTATttgcatttgttttaaattgtgggTAAAATTTACATCAaatcatattacaaatattactttCGTGTTATTTGACCACAAAACCACATTCCTATTATTTGACCACAAAAACACATTCCTACCTGGAGCAGCCACCGATATATGAATGTTAAACTCTGAAACACTCACCAGTTTGAAACATGGTCGCCAATTTCTTCACACGCATTTTTGACGCTGTCATCAAATCATTTCATGCTTACAACACCCCAATGACCATGTCTAGCCATGAGGACAGATGTTACCTTTCCATGACCACCTACTCAAAAACAGTCTTTTTTTATGGCTCTGTTTGCGGGACTACTAGTTAATGTGACGTCTAGTTCAACGCAAAATGaggcttttttaattattagcaTATTGTCAATATTGGCCAAAATATCTGGGATAAtatctttttttcaataataacagtgtgcagattgcttgtACAGAATCTGATTAGTCAACTATAAAATGATGACCTTTAATTGGTTCTTCGCTAAAGCCAGAGGTTGATGTTCACCAAAGGCTCGGGTCTACAACATCCATTCAATGGGGACAGATCATTGTTAgtagatattttatttgaaaggtttctaaccataatgaaacattttacgGTCTTTTAATTGGGCActctgtgtaaaacattttgtgcacaaatctcatttgaaaggtttctcaccacGAAGAAGCATGTTATGTAGTCTCAAggtggaaaaaaagaaagaagtgttttatttaacgacacactcaacacattttatttacggttatatggcgtcagacatatggttaaggaccacacagattttttttagaggaaacccgctgtcgccacataggctactcttttacgacaggcagcaagggatcttttgtttgcgcttcccacaggcaggatagcacaaaccatggcctttgttgaaccagttatggatcactggtcggtgcaagtggtttacacctacccattgagccttgcggagcactcactcagggtttggagtcgatatctggattaaaaattccatgcctcgactgggatccgaacccagtacctaccagcctgtagaccgatggcctgccacgatgccaccgaggccggtctctcaAGGTGGAATTctgtgtaacacattttgaGGAAATTTCATTTGAATGGTTTCTTACCAGTATGAATCAATATATGGCGTTTTATgacttttttgtttgtaaaacattttgcacacactCCACAAatgaaaggtttctcaccataatgaaacattttatgatCTTTCAAACAGGAactcagtctaaaacattttgtgcacatatcacatttgaaaggtttctcaccagtatgaatcaatATATGGCGTTTTAAGGCActtttgtttgtaaaacattttgcacacactCCACAAatgaaaggtttctcaccagtatgaagaATTAAGTGAGTTTTCAAATTGGAattcagtctaaaacattttgtgcacatatcacatttgaaaggtttctcaccagtatgaagcattttgtgatatttcaaACTGGAACGGTGTGAAAAACATTTTGGGCACATATCACATTTGAATGGCTTTTTACCGTTATGACGAATTAAGTGAGCTTTGAAACTGGAactttctttaaaacattttgtgcacatatcacatttaaaaggtttctcaccagtatgaacaATTTTGTGAGTTTTCAAAAGGGAATTTagtctaaaacattttgtgcacatatcacatttgaaaggtttctcaccagtatgaagcATTGTGTGAGTTTTCAAACCGgaactttttgtaaaacattttgtgcacatatcacatttgaaaggtttctcaccagtatgaataaACATGTGGTTTTTTAAGGTTCTTTCGcctgcaaaacattttttgcacacaatacatttaaaaggtttctcaccagtatgaagcATTTTGTGAGTTTTCAAACTGCAactttgtttaaaacattttgtgcacatatcacatttgaaaggtttctcaccagtatggACACGCATGTGCGTTTCTAACTCAGATTTACTTCTACAAAACTTTGAGCAGACTTCACATTTTATAGTTGTAACAGCAGCTAATGACATACTGATTTTCAGATGGAGGTTTTCAGTTCACGTTTTGCAACCCCGTCTTACTTTTTTACCAGTAAAGATCAGAATGTATAATTTCCTGGTGATCAGATTGTATAGTTTTCTGGTAATGAAAATGTATAGTTTACTGGTGGTCAGAATGTATAGTTTCCTGGTGATCAGAATATATAGTTTCCTGACGATCAGAATGTATAGTTTCCTGGTGTTCACAATGTAGTTTACTGGTGATCAGAATGTATAGTTTACTGGTGATCAGAATGTATAGTTTACTGGTGATCAGAATGTATAGTTTACTGGTGATCAGAATGTATAATTTCCTGGTGATCAGAATGTATAGTTTTCTGGTCATCAAAATGTATAGTTTACTGGTGATCAGAATGTATAGTTTCCTGACGATCAGAATGTATAGTTTCCTGGTGTTCACAATGTAGAGCTTACTGGTGATCAGAATGTAGAGTTTACTGGTGATCAGAATGTAGAGTTCCCTGGTGGTCAGAATGTATAGTTTCCTAGTGGTCAGAATGTAAAGTTTCCTGGTGACCTTCTCTCAAACTAGAAATCCATACACGTCTGACGCATCTCCGGAGATGTGGGGTGAAGACATCAGCcactaaaatagaaaacaataaatgaataaatagaaCAGAAACTAAAACTGGTACACTTTTGCAGCATGGTGGACTTGTGGTCCATTCATCTTACCACAGCTGATGACAGAAGGTATTACAGTATTAAGTTGTGAGAGCCTCCAATAGTCTGAACAGCAATCAGCCTACAAAGGACAACATAGCTGATAACAGAAGCTATTAATGTGTCAGGACCTCCAGTCTTCTGAACAGCAATCAGCCTACAAAGGACAACACAGCTGATAACAGAAGGTATTAACGTATCAGGACCTCCAGTCTCCTGAACAGGAATCAACGTACAAGGTACAAAGCTGGTAACAGAAGGTATTAACGTGTCAGGACCTCCAGTCTCCTGAACAGAAACATACAAGAGACAGTATATGAACTAACAGCTAGGACATATCTGAATAGCTACATCCGAACCATACTCAACCAGATACATCTATTTGCTATTTTCCATGACAATCGAGGCCAGAATACCAGGGTGGCAGTTAGTGGTTATTTAATTTGACGTTTTAAGTATTATCTCCCTGAAATGactggaattttttttcctGGCTACGGCCCTAAATAGGGCGCTGGACTTTTGGTTTTTGTGATGCTGCACTTACCAGTAAACCATGCATTCATATTAAGGCttataaatgcatttaaaacgTCACTGGAATGTGGGGAAAGACGTAcgccagtgataaagcgttcgcttgatgcgcggtcggtttgggatcgatcaggcatcgaaataagtcgataacggtcgttcaggttaccgggaggttaccacatgtaagaaaagtcgagaacggtgtttcattctcgacaaaaatttcaacgtaacggtagtttcgtttctGAACGTATACCAGGCTatgcattccggacttccgcgtttcattttctcgtaaggaattgcatcgatgttcgcgtGCACTTGTGGAACTGCAAGCAATTATAGGcattccgcgtttaagcagcgtccactagatggatttacttccgcgttttgttttctcgtacgaAATTGCACCAATGTTCGTgcacacttgtgcaattgcaagcaattatagtcattccgcgtttaagcagtgcccactagataaatttacttgcAGAGTTCGTTTCTCGTACCAATGTTCGCGTGCACCGATACAATTTTAGAACGTCCGCGTTTTAGccttaaaagtagtagtaggaaCAGAAAATCAATTCCAACTTTCatgtagttgtggtaacctataggttaccaggctatattttgtggtaacctgtaaatgggttaccaaacacaatgcttatttcgatgcctaaTCGATACCAATCAGTGGGCTAATTCTtacttcagccagtgcaccacggctggtatatcaaaagttgtggtatgtgttttcctgtctttgggatggtgcatataaaagatcccttgctgctaatcgaacagaATAGCTCATGAAtggtgacaacgggtttcctctctctatatctgtgtgatccttaaccatataaccgtaattaaaatgtgttgaacgcgtcgttaaataaaatatttccttcattcctttgCTTCAATGGAATGCAGGTGACCTTTGTTTAGCAACACTTGCTGTCAGTTTTCAAAATTGATTAGGTAGACCTACTAGCATTTAACGTCACAGAATTGCGTTCAATACATTGGAACATGGTGCTGAAAAGAAATATCCctgaaatttaataattactgTCCTGAAATTTCTTCAGTAACTTAAGCAAACTAAGAATTGTTTCAAAGTATATATGCAGAATAAATTTAAAGGAGATGATGTTAGTACTTTAAAAGCTAGAAGGAACCAGGATGGATGAACTAGACAAAGTTAAAGGGATGGTGATAACATTCGTTCGGAATACCAAACACGCTCCTGTACCATTAAAAATGTTTGACTGAACGATGAAGGGAATTCCATAGCATTGCCATTTTGGcgatgttattattatttattatttttaactctGCCATGAAAAGTCCATAAAACCGGGACTTGTATCAACCTTGGTCATATTTcgttatattttaacatgcaaaCATTCTTTTCTAGATttagtgtaaaataaatattttgctaTCCAGCGAACATAACAATTTTATTGACAAATATAAATCTAATTTACAATCCATTTTTTGTTTAGgtacaatttaaagaaaaagaagaagtttgtcgtgtttaacgacaccactaggctacattgattaattaatcattggctattacatgtcaaacatttggtaattcttacatatagtcatccgaagaagtttgttttgtttaatgacaccactggatcagggctcgaaacggcctgtggccaggtcgccaaattcGACCAAAGTCCGAACATTCCCGAATGCCATCTTGGTTTTTGTCGTCTGCTTCGTGGTGTTCcgatttctgtttttattaatcTGGTTTTAATTGGGGTTTTTTGATTGGCCAGTTAATTTGGTGCCTATTGAATTgactaatgaaataaattgttaccATTTTCGGAACACAATCACGATCATCATGTCCACTGCTGAGTGGAGTTTTCTCAAACGTACTGCAACATGTACAAACAAAGGAAAAAGCAAACATGCCAGGTaagtttacttttgtttttcaattctGTCTAGCGCAAATGAAGTTAGGTTCTTTCAGGATAAGGAGAACCTTACCCCCACTTCATTTGTATCTATttcttacaaataattatatcaaaCACTGAACACGTGAACAACACTTCGCTAAATCGTGAATAACTCTTTGTAGAATTTTGTATCTATttcttacaaataattatatcaaaCACTGAACACGTGAACAACACTTCGCTAAATCGTGAATAACTCTTTGTAGAATTTTGTATCTATttcttacaaataattatatcaaaCACTGAACACGTGAACAACACTTCGCTAAATCGTGAATAACTCTTTGTAGAATTTTGTATCTATttcttacaaataattatatcaaaCACTGAACAC of the Gigantopelta aegis isolate Gae_Host chromosome 12, Gae_host_genome, whole genome shotgun sequence genome contains:
- the LOC121386197 gene encoding putative zinc finger protein 66 codes for the protein MSLAAVTTIKCEVCSKFCRSKSELETHMRVHTGEKPFKCDMCTKCFKQSCSLKTHKMLHTGEKPFKCIVCKKCFAGERTLKNHMFIHTGEKPFKCDMCTKCFTKSSGLKTHTMLHTGEKPFKCDMCTKCFRLNSLLKTHKIVHTGEKPFKCDMCTKCFKESSSFKAHLIRHNGKKPFKCDMCPKCFSHRSSLKYHKMLHTGEKPFKCDMCTKCFRLNSNLKTHLILHTGEKPFICGVCAKCFTNKSALKRHILIHTGEKPFKCDMCTKCFRLSSCLKDHKMFHYGEKPFICGVCAKCFTNKKVIKRHILIHTGKKPFK